The following are encoded in a window of Psychrobacter sp. P11F6 genomic DNA:
- the hemA gene encoding glutamyl-tRNA reductase: MRLVVIGVNHKTAPVALRERLALVGDDVNIALKQLEAFTDGSVIVSTCNRTEIYALVPQLAEPQDVPSMSANGAAGAQTSSAAISAHILKIKAWLAEFKQLSLSEIDPYLYVHRDTHALTHWLRVAAGLDSMILGEPQILGQIKRSVQLAQEQKALSNQLGWIIDQVFAAAKRVRNETQVGAQAVSLSYAAAKLVTQIFDDLPSRTLLVVAAGEMNRLVATHIAGLGVGRVIICNRNPERAEALAVELRRAGHLVEVRPLQELPQVLAEADIVSSCSGSMDVLIDKTMTLRALKHRRYQPMLMIDLAVPRDIDSTISRIDDVYLYSVDDLQHVIAGNIEQRRQAAVDAELLVSQLVVEMDRSFQVRQVGKDIQQYRAHTQDQVDKLLHESIAKLQQDNASPEDIIIELSRRLTQTLTHAPSKLMRKAAREGDSELLDFVVSGLQEAHRGRR; this comes from the coding sequence ATGAGATTAGTGGTCATTGGGGTCAATCACAAAACTGCACCAGTCGCTCTGAGAGAGCGCTTGGCGCTTGTGGGTGACGATGTGAATATCGCTCTCAAACAATTAGAGGCCTTTACTGATGGCAGTGTGATTGTTTCTACTTGCAATCGTACTGAAATCTATGCGCTCGTGCCGCAGCTAGCAGAGCCGCAAGATGTCCCCTCTATGTCTGCTAATGGCGCGGCCGGTGCTCAGACATCTTCGGCGGCTATTAGTGCTCATATCTTAAAAATTAAAGCATGGCTTGCTGAATTTAAGCAGTTGTCACTGTCTGAGATTGATCCCTATCTTTATGTACACCGTGATACTCACGCGCTGACTCATTGGCTTAGGGTCGCCGCAGGGCTTGACTCTATGATATTGGGTGAGCCGCAGATACTCGGTCAAATCAAGCGCTCAGTACAGCTCGCGCAAGAACAAAAAGCCCTGAGTAATCAGCTTGGCTGGATTATCGATCAAGTATTTGCTGCTGCCAAACGCGTACGTAATGAGACCCAAGTGGGTGCTCAAGCGGTATCGCTTAGCTATGCAGCCGCCAAATTGGTGACGCAAATATTTGATGATTTACCCAGTCGCACATTGCTGGTGGTCGCGGCAGGCGAGATGAACCGTTTGGTTGCCACCCACATTGCTGGGCTTGGTGTAGGTCGCGTGATTATTTGCAACCGCAACCCTGAGCGCGCTGAAGCGCTGGCAGTGGAGCTGCGCCGCGCAGGTCACTTGGTAGAAGTCAGACCTTTACAAGAGTTACCACAAGTTTTAGCAGAAGCCGACATCGTTAGTAGCTGTAGCGGTAGTATGGATGTGTTGATCGATAAAACCATGACTTTGCGCGCGCTGAAACATCGTCGTTATCAGCCCATGTTGATGATTGACTTAGCCGTACCGCGCGATATTGACTCGACCATTAGTCGTATTGATGATGTTTATCTCTATTCTGTCGATGATTTACAACACGTGATCGCTGGCAATATCGAACAGCGTAGACAAGCGGCAGTTGATGCGGAACTGCTCGTTAGCCAATTAGTCGTTGAGATGGATCGCAGCTTTCAAGTACGCCAAGTCGGTAAAGACATTCAGCAGTATCGCGCGCATACGCAGGATCAAGTAGATAAACTCCTGCATGAATCCATTGCCAAGCTACAACAGGATAATGCCAGTCCTGAAGATATTATCATTGAGCTGTCACGCCGGCTGACGCAGACGTTAACCCACGCACCATCGAAGCTTATGCGCAAGGCTGCCCGTGAAGGGGATAGTGAGTTGCTAGACTTTGTGGTGTCTGGGCTGCAAGAGGCTCATCGCGGACGTCGATAG
- a CDS encoding aminotransferase class V-fold PLP-dependent enzyme — MTALRQDIDPNGLLEYSVVYTDRALNHMSKVFQQVMNDLSSDLKSVYNAEAVVIVPGAGTYGMEAVARQLANDEDCLIIRNGWFSYRWTQILEKGKIAKSSTVLTAHREEGESPKPFAPVDIDEAVAKIKAEKPAVVFAPHVETSSGIILSSDYIKALSAAVHSVGGLLVIDCIASGCVWLDMKDLGIDVLISAPQKGWSSTPCAGLVMLSAAAIEKVDNTESDSFSLDLKQWLNVMRAYENGGHAYHATMPTDSLRQFRDTILESKEIGFDKLRDAQWQLGNRIREVLAAKGIESVAAKGFEAPGVVVAYTDRDDMHKGSAFAETGMQIAAGVPLKVGEPDNFKTFRLGLFGLDKLTDVDGAVQRFETALDEVLAK; from the coding sequence ATGACTGCATTACGTCAAGATATTGATCCAAACGGCTTATTAGAATACTCAGTGGTCTATACTGACCGCGCCTTAAACCACATGTCAAAAGTCTTTCAGCAAGTGATGAATGACTTATCTAGCGACCTAAAGTCCGTGTATAACGCCGAAGCAGTGGTCATTGTACCCGGTGCTGGTACTTATGGAATGGAAGCCGTTGCGCGCCAATTGGCTAATGATGAAGATTGCCTCATTATTCGTAACGGTTGGTTTAGCTATCGCTGGACGCAAATTTTAGAAAAAGGCAAAATCGCCAAGTCGTCTACGGTATTGACGGCACATCGTGAAGAGGGTGAGTCACCAAAGCCATTTGCCCCTGTTGATATCGATGAAGCCGTTGCTAAAATTAAAGCAGAGAAACCAGCAGTAGTCTTTGCGCCGCACGTCGAAACCTCATCGGGTATTATTTTATCATCAGACTATATCAAAGCGCTAAGCGCGGCTGTACATAGCGTTGGCGGTTTATTGGTCATTGATTGTATCGCTTCAGGTTGTGTGTGGTTGGACATGAAAGACTTGGGTATTGATGTTCTCATCAGCGCCCCGCAAAAAGGGTGGAGCAGCACTCCGTGTGCAGGCTTAGTCATGCTAAGCGCTGCGGCAATCGAAAAAGTAGACAATACAGAGTCAGATAGCTTTAGCTTAGACTTAAAGCAGTGGTTAAATGTCATGCGTGCCTATGAAAATGGCGGTCACGCTTATCATGCCACCATGCCAACCGACAGCTTACGTCAATTCCGCGATACTATTTTAGAGTCAAAAGAGATTGGCTTTGATAAATTGCGTGACGCGCAGTGGCAATTGGGCAACCGTATTCGTGAAGTATTAGCAGCCAAAGGCATTGAAAGCGTTGCGGCGAAAGGTTTTGAAGCGCCAGGCGTCGTGGTGGCTTATACCGATCGCGATGATATGCATAAAGGCAGTGCGTTTGCCGAAACAGGCATGCAAATCGCTGCTGGTGTACCGCTAAAAGTTGGTGAGC